Proteins encoded together in one Chroicocephalus ridibundus chromosome 13, bChrRid1.1, whole genome shotgun sequence window:
- the SERPIND1 gene encoding heparin cofactor 2: protein MKLLFHLLALTLVITSTFCGVKDFTEHFESLKDAQPRENGTYDMPNLPPEFHRENTITNDLIPEEEEEEDYLDLDKILGEDDYSDIIDAGPYMVSEIQQGNILELFQGKTRIQRLNILNANFGFNLYRSVADKANSSENILMAPVGISTAMAMISLGLKGQTHQEVLSVLGFQDFINASTKYELMTIHNLFRKLTHRLFRRNFGYTLRSVNDLYIQKDFSILNDFRNNMKTYYFADAQPADFSDPNFITKTNERILKLTKGLIKEALVNVNPTTLMMILNCLYFKGTWENKFPVEMTTKRSFRLNEKQTIKVPMMQTKGNFLAAADPDLDCGVIQLPFVGNISMLIVLPHKLSGMKALEKQITPQVVEKWQKSMTNRTREVVLPKFKLEKSYNLIGYLTPMGIEELFNEKGNYSGVSDEKIIIDRFNHQGTITVNEEGTEAGAVTNVGFMPLSTQIRFVVDRPFLFMIYEHRTSCLLFMGRVVNPAKS, encoded by the exons ATGAAGCTCCTATTTCATTTGCTTGCCCTCACTCTCGTCATCACCTCCACATTTTGTGGAGTCAAGGACTTCACTGAGCATTTTGAAAGCCTTAAAGATGCACAGCCACGTGAAAATGGGACTTATGATATGCCAAACTTACCACCCGAGTTCCACAGAGAAAACACTATCACAAATGACTTGATtcctgaagaggaggaggaagaggactaTCTAGACCTCGACAAGATATTGGGTGAAGATGACTACAGTGACATTATTGATGCTGGCCCATACATGGTttctgaaattcagcaaggaaaTATTCTTGAACTATTCCAAGGCAAAACTAGAATCCAGCGACTCAACATCCTCAATGCAAACTTTGGCTTCAACCTTTACCGCAGTGTGGCGGACAAAGCCAACTCTTCAGAGAATATTCTCATGGCTCCTGTTGGCATTTCCACTGCAATGGCTATGATTTCTCTGGGTCTGAAGGGTCAGACTCATCAGGAAGTGTTATCTGTTCTTGGCTTTCAAGACTTCATTAATGCCAGCACCAAATATGAGCTCATGACTATTCATAATCTCTTCCGCAAACTCACTCATCGGCTATTCAGGCGCAATTTTGGTTATACACTGAGGTCTGTCAATGACCTTTATATTCAAAAGGACTTTTCTATTCTGAACGATTTCCGAAACAACATGAAAACATACTACTTTGCTGACGCCCAACCAGCTGATTTTTCAGATCCTAACTTCATAACTAAAACCAATGAACGCATCTTGAAGCTGACCAAAGGATTAATAAAGGAAGCTCTTGTGAATGTAAACCCTACAACACTGATGATGATTCTTAactgtctttattttaaag GAACTTGGGAGAATAAATTTCCAGTGGAAATGACAACGAAGAGGAGTTTCCGACTGAACGAGAAGCAAACAATAAAGGTTCCTATGATGCAGACTAAAGGGAACTTCCTAGCTGCCGCAGACCCCGACCTAGATTGCGGTGTGATCCAGCTCCCATTTGTGGGGAACATCAGCATGCTGATTGTACTTCCACACAAACTCTCTGGcatgaaagcgctagaaaagcaaATAACACCACAAGTGGTGGAAAAATGGCAGAAGAGCATGACTAACAG aACAAGAGAAGTGGTTCTGCCTAAATTTAAGCTGGAGAAGAGTTATAACTTGATTGGTTATCTGACACCCATGGGAATAGAAGAACTGTTCAATGAAAAAGGCAACTACTCTGGTGTATCGGATGAGAAAATCATCATTGACAGG ttCAATCATCAAGGCACAATAACTGTGAATGAGGAGGGCACAGAGGCTGGAGCAGTAACCAATGTCGGGTTCATGCCTCTCTCTACTCAGATTCGCTTTGTTGTCGACCGCCCCTTTTTGTTTATGATCTATGAACATCGTACCAGCTGCCTTCTGTTCATGGGTCGAGTTGTCAACCCAGCCAAGTCTTAA